From the genome of Alcanivorax sp.:
CTGGTTCGACCAGCACCGGGTCGATATCAAGGGGCTCAGTGACGAACGGCAAGTCAGTTACGACCGCATCAAGGGCATGTCCCCCGACCCGCAACGCATTGATATCAAACGCCCCCGAGTACGTACCGAAGAAACCCAGGATGAAGACGGCAATCCGCTGGATACCCGCTCCCTGCACCTGATGGCCGATGAGAACGGCCAGTTCCCCGTCGCCACCCTCAACGAGTGGGAAATGCAGGTTCTGGACAAGGAAATGGGCCGCAACGGCTTCCAGGGCTGGTATCGCAACCCTTCCAGAGCCTCCGATGATGCGCTGGCGGTTGCCTGGCAGGACGCCAGCGACAATTGGCGGCGCATGTGCCCGGACTTCCTGTTCTTCCATGGCAGCGGCGAGGACATCAAAGTCTCCATCGTCGACCCCCACGGCCAGCACCTGAGCGATGCCCTGCCCAAACTACGCGGCCTGGCCACCTTTGCAGAAAGCTTTGGTGAGGAATTCCACCGCATCGAAGCCATTGCCAAAACAGGGGATCAATTGCGGGTACTGGACCTGAAGAAAGCCAGCGTCCGGGAAGCCATCAACAGCGCCCAGGATGCAGAATCGCTTTACGCTGGACCAGCAGGAAGCAACTACTGAGTCTGTGAAGCCTCCGCTCCCACAGAAACAGCCCCCTCAAACAAAAAGGCCGCACCCTTCGAGCGCGGCCTTGTTGTTTTCGCTATTCATTATTAACTGTTAACTATTAACTGCCTTTTCAGTCAGTGCCGCCCGCATTCACCGGTTCGAAGTCTTCATCCTTCAATTCCGGCAACTTTTCGTCGCAACCCTGGATCCCCTGCTTCTTGAGGTTGGTGCATACCCGGTCCAGCTTGTTATCCACAGCATGCATGTGGTCCAGCAACAGGTGGATGGCTTCGGCCACCGGATCGGGCATGTCGTTGCTGACCCCGTAAGCCTGGAAACCAATTTTTTCGGCCATTTCCTGACGGGTCTTTTCCTTTTCGGTGAGCGGCTTGTTGATGACACGCCCCGGAATGCCGACCACCGTGGCCCCTTCCGGCACCTCCTTGGTCACTACGGAATTGGAGCCGATCTTGGCATCCTTGCGCACAATGAAGGGGCCCAGCACCTTGGCACCGGCGCCCACCACAACACCGTCCTCCAGGGTGGGGTGCCGCTTGCCCTTGTTCCAGCTGGTGCCGCCCAGGGTAACGCCGTGATAGAGCGTCACATCATCACCAATTTCCGCGGTTTCCCCGATCACGACGCCCATGCCGTGATCAATGAAGAAACGACGGCCGATCTGCGCCCCGGGATGAATCTCGATCCCCGTGAGCCAGCGGGAAAACGTGGAAATAACCCGCGCCAGCTGCTTGAAATTGCGACGCCACAGAGCATGGGCCAGGCGGTGAAACAACACCGCATGGAGCCCGGGGTAGTTCAGCAACACTTCCAGGGTGTTACGGGCCGCCGGGTCCCGGTGGAAAACCGACGCAATATCCTCACGAACTCGATCAAACATAACTACCTCATCTCGGGCCTTAGCCCTTTTGGATGCGCCAACCCCGAAGGCGTTACGGGTTGCCGCCCTCCTTCATCTTCTTTTCCAGCGCCACCAGCACACCACGCAAAATGCTCATCTCCATTTTGTCCGGTCGGGCACGCATAAACAAACGGCGCATACGGGTCATCACCTGGCCGGGCTGCTGCGGGTTCAGGAAGCCGCTCTGCTCCATGACCGTTTCCAGATGATCGAGAAAACCGGATACCGCTTCGTTGGTGGCCAAGGGCTCATCCCAGAACATTTCCGGCAACGGCATGGCCTCACGACGGGAACGGGACTCTTGCAGGTCAAACTCTTCCCCCAGCAGCGCCATGCGCAGCTCATAGCTGATCAACTGCACCGCCGAGGCCACATTCAGCACCCCGTATTCCGGGTTGGTGGGCACGCTCACGTGCAGGTTACAACGACGAAGCTCGTCGTTGGTGAGCCCCCGATCCTCGCGGCCGAACAGCACGGCAATACGGGTTTCCTCAGGCTCGTGGGACAGCTGGGCCGCCAGCTGGCGGGGCGTCAGGCAGGGCCAGGGAATGCGACGCTGACGGGCACTGGTACCAATCACCAGAGTGGCGCCTTCCAGCGCTTCATCCACGCTCTGGCATACCTGGGCCGCTTCCAGCACATCCCCGGCGCCCGACGCCCGTGCGGTGGCTTCCACACTGGGATAGGACTGCGGCTGCACCAGACGCAGATCAGACAGGCCCATGGTCTTCATGGCCCGGGCAGCGGCCCCGATATTGCCGGGATGGGTGGTTTCCACCATCACGATACGCACATTTTCCAGCATCAGTGTTCCTGTACAGAGGTCTGGTCGTAAAAGATGGCAATGTTATCATGAGCGCTGCCCAGAACGCCCGGGCTCTGCTACAATCCGCGCCCCGGTCAGGCCCTGCCTGTATCCCGGCGTTCTTTGACAGCCCTACTGACTTATTGAGGACAGACGCATGCATGCGCCGCAAGTGAATATCGCCCTGCGAGCCGCCCGTTCCGCGGGTAACCTGATTCGACGTGCTGCGGAAAGCAGTGATCCGGTGTCTGTCACCAAGAAGGGCATGAACGACTTCGTTACCGAAGTGGATCGTGCGGCTGAAAAGCGCATCATCGAAACCATCCTGAAAGCCTATCCGGACCACGGCATCCTCGCCGAGGAATCCGGCATCATCGAAGGCAAGGGCGAAGGCGTCGACTACCAGTGGGTGATCGACCCCCTGGATGGCACCACCAACTTTATCCACGGTTTCCCCCAGTTCTGTGTGTCCATTGCCCTCAAGTACAAGGGCAAGGTAGAGCATGCCGTCATCTATGACCCGAACCGCGACGAGGAATTCACCGCCAGCCGCGGCCGTGGCGCCGCCCTCAATGGCCGCCGCATCCGCTGCACCAACCGTCCGGGGCTGGACGGCTGCCTGATCGGCACCGGCTTCCCCTTCCGCAAGGATCAGGCCCCGTTCATGGACGCCTATCTGGGCATGTTCGCAGACATCGCCGCCAGCACCGCAGGCCTGCGCCGTCCCGGCTCCGCCGCCCTGGACCTGGCCTGGCTGGCCGCCGGTCGCCTGGATGGCTTCTTCGAATTCGGCCTGGCCGAATGGGACATGGCCGCTGGCGCCCTGCTGATCACCGAAGCCGGCGGTCTGGTGGGCGACCTGAGCGGTGGCCACAAGTACCTGGAGAGCGGCGGCGTCGTCGCCGGCAGCCCGAAAGTCTTCAAGGGCCTGCTGCAAAAGATCAAACCGCACCTCACCGACGGTCTACGTAGATAAAAGCAGCAGCAAGCTACAACGCGGCTCATGCCCGGTGCCAACCGACACCACCTGAGCCGCGCCTCACTCTCTTCCCAGGCCCGCCGAAAACGCACGCTGAATCGCGGCCACCTACAGCCCGCGTCCACTCCAACACAAGCCCGCGTTGTTGCGTGTTGCGTGATGCGTGTCGCGTCAAATCCTTAGACCCCAAACCGATTTTTGCAATTGAGCATGGACTTCTGCGCCTCCTTTGCTAGCGTGAAAGACAGACGCTTTCGCAAGGAGACCCGGAATGACCGTAGTGAAGCTTTCTGAGCAGGCCCTTTTTCGTGAGCAGTGCTACATCGGCGGCCAATGGTGTGACGCTGATGACGGCAGCACCATCGAGGTAGACAACCCGGCCACCGAAGCCGTACTGGGCAAGGTGCCGAAAATGGGTGAGACCGAAACCAACAAGGCAATTGACGCTGCCAACGCCGCCTTCCCCGCCTGGCGGGACAAAAGTGCCGCAGAGCGCGCCAACCTGCTGGAAGCCTGGCACGACCTGATGATGCAGCACCAGGACGATCTGGGTCGGTTGATGACCCTGGAACAGGGCAAACCGCTGGCCGAAGCCAAGGGCGAAATTGCCTATGCCGCCTCTTTTCTGAAGTGGTTTTCCGAAGAAGCCCGCCGCGCCTATGGCGACACCATTCCCGGCGCCAAACCTGGCCAGCGCATCGTGGTTATCAAACAGCCCATTGGCGTCACCGCCGCGATCACCCCATGGAATTTCCCCTCTTCCATGATCACCCGCAAGGCCGGCGCCGCCCTGGCGGCGGGCTGCACCATGGTGGTCAAACCCGCCAGCGCCACCCCCTACTCGGCACTGGCCTTGGCCGAACTGGCCGAACGTGCAGGTATCCCTGCCGGGGTCTTCAATGTGATTACCGGCAGTGCCGGCGCCATCTCCACCGCGCTCACCGATTCCTCCATTGTCCGCAAACTGAGCTTTACCGGCTCCACCGAGGTGGGCAGCAAATTGATGGCCCAGTGTGCCAAGCATATCCAGAAAGTCTCGCTGGAACTGGGCGGCAACGCCCCCTTCATCGTCTTTGATGATGCAGACCTGGACAAGGCCGTGGAAGGCGCCATGGCCAGCAAGTTCCGCAACACCGGCCAGACCTGCGTGTGCGTGAACCGCTTCCTGGTGCAGGACAGCGTGCACGATGCCTTCGTGGAAAAACTCAAGGTCGCCATCGAAGCCATGAAGATCG
Proteins encoded in this window:
- a CDS encoding inositol monophosphatase family protein, whose translation is MHAPQVNIALRAARSAGNLIRRAAESSDPVSVTKKGMNDFVTEVDRAAEKRIIETILKAYPDHGILAEESGIIEGKGEGVDYQWVIDPLDGTTNFIHGFPQFCVSIALKYKGKVEHAVIYDPNRDEEFTASRGRGAALNGRRIRCTNRPGLDGCLIGTGFPFRKDQAPFMDAYLGMFADIAASTAGLRRPGSAALDLAWLAAGRLDGFFEFGLAEWDMAAGALLITEAGGLVGDLSGGHKYLESGGVVAGSPKVFKGLLQKIKPHLTDGLRR
- the cysE gene encoding serine O-acetyltransferase; protein product: MFDRVREDIASVFHRDPAARNTLEVLLNYPGLHAVLFHRLAHALWRRNFKQLARVISTFSRWLTGIEIHPGAQIGRRFFIDHGMGVVIGETAEIGDDVTLYHGVTLGGTSWNKGKRHPTLEDGVVVGAGAKVLGPFIVRKDAKIGSNSVVTKEVPEGATVVGIPGRVINKPLTEKEKTRQEMAEKIGFQAYGVSNDMPDPVAEAIHLLLDHMHAVDNKLDRVCTNLKKQGIQGCDEKLPELKDEDFEPVNAGGTD
- the trmJ gene encoding tRNA (cytosine(32)/uridine(32)-2'-O)-methyltransferase TrmJ: MLENVRIVMVETTHPGNIGAAARAMKTMGLSDLRLVQPQSYPSVEATARASGAGDVLEAAQVCQSVDEALEGATLVIGTSARQRRIPWPCLTPRQLAAQLSHEPEETRIAVLFGREDRGLTNDELRRCNLHVSVPTNPEYGVLNVASAVQLISYELRMALLGEEFDLQESRSRREAMPLPEMFWDEPLATNEAVSGFLDHLETVMEQSGFLNPQQPGQVMTRMRRLFMRARPDKMEMSILRGVLVALEKKMKEGGNP
- a CDS encoding NAD-dependent succinate-semialdehyde dehydrogenase, which encodes MTVVKLSEQALFREQCYIGGQWCDADDGSTIEVDNPATEAVLGKVPKMGETETNKAIDAANAAFPAWRDKSAAERANLLEAWHDLMMQHQDDLGRLMTLEQGKPLAEAKGEIAYAASFLKWFSEEARRAYGDTIPGAKPGQRIVVIKQPIGVTAAITPWNFPSSMITRKAGAALAAGCTMVVKPASATPYSALALAELAERAGIPAGVFNVITGSAGAISTALTDSSIVRKLSFTGSTEVGSKLMAQCAKHIQKVSLELGGNAPFIVFDDADLDKAVEGAMASKFRNTGQTCVCVNRFLVQDSVHDAFVEKLKVAIEAMKIGDGLEEGVTQAALINRGAADKVMEHIEDALGKGAKVVTGGQRHEKGGSFVQPSLITGVTPDAQLCLEETFGPLAAVITFKNEEDAIRIANDTPYGLAAYFYSNNIHRCWRVAEALESGMVGVNEGIISNAAAPFGGVKESGLGREGSHQGMDEYLEEKYLCMGS